From Pseudomonas sp. StFLB209, a single genomic window includes:
- a CDS encoding DEAD/DEAH box helicase codes for MSFASLGLSEALVRAVEAAGYTQPTPVQQRAIPAVLQGRDLMVAAQTGTGKTGGFALPILERLFPNGHPDKSQRHGPRQPRVLVLTPTRELAAQVHDSFKLYARDLKFVSACIFGGVGMNPQVQALAKGVDVLVACPGRLLDLAGQGSVDLSHVEILVLDEADRMLDMGFVHDVKKVLARLPAKRQNLLFSATFSNDIVSLAGKLLHDPERIEVTPPNTTVERIEQRVFRLPSSHKRALLAHLITQGAWEQVLVFTRTKHGANRLAEYLTKHGLSAVPIHGNKSQNARTKALADFKAGEVRIMVATDIAARGLDIDQLPHVVNFELPNVDEDYVHRIGRTGRAGRTGEAISLVAPDEEKLLKSIERMTRQKIPDGDLQGFDINAVEAEKPEVREPRQPRNPRNARGEGGEKSEKGSGGRRDKGKDKGREKDKAKDSAAAPAGERPARKPREKKPREGTGRDGGGREQQPQRASTPPRPPANRDPEEFLDDDVDNFGNRADYVSPYQGKPGQGRGRRPAGQGASNGAARPHGQGPAQPRSNGGARNANGGSGQGKRTGGGAARSGAPRGQSRDRRPLREEPAVRPQERQPPQPKIMHKESKIDRFPTPEMLDQLPSRPRGEKPALLTRNRED; via the coding sequence ATGTCCTTTGCTTCCCTCGGTCTCTCCGAGGCTCTAGTCCGCGCTGTCGAAGCGGCGGGCTACACCCAGCCTACTCCCGTGCAACAGCGGGCGATTCCCGCCGTGTTGCAAGGCCGCGATCTGATGGTCGCCGCCCAGACAGGTACTGGTAAGACCGGTGGTTTCGCCCTCCCGATCCTGGAGCGGCTGTTCCCCAACGGTCATCCGGACAAATCCCAGCGTCATGGCCCGCGCCAGCCGCGCGTACTGGTCCTGACCCCGACCCGCGAACTGGCCGCCCAGGTGCATGACAGCTTCAAGCTGTATGCCCGCGACCTGAAGTTCGTCAGCGCCTGCATTTTCGGCGGCGTAGGCATGAACCCGCAGGTCCAGGCCCTGGCCAAGGGCGTTGACGTGCTGGTCGCCTGCCCGGGCCGCCTGCTCGACCTGGCCGGCCAAGGCAGCGTCGACCTGTCCCACGTTGAAATCCTGGTCCTCGACGAAGCCGACCGCATGCTCGACATGGGCTTCGTCCATGACGTCAAGAAGGTCTTGGCCCGTCTGCCGGCCAAGCGCCAGAACCTGCTGTTCTCGGCAACCTTCTCCAATGACATCGTGTCGCTGGCCGGCAAGTTGCTGCACGACCCGGAGCGCATCGAAGTCACTCCGCCGAACACCACGGTCGAGCGCATCGAGCAGCGCGTCTTCCGCCTGCCATCGAGCCACAAGCGTGCGCTGCTGGCCCACCTGATCACTCAGGGTGCCTGGGAGCAGGTGCTGGTGTTCACCCGCACCAAGCACGGCGCCAACCGTCTGGCCGAGTACCTGACCAAACACGGTCTGAGCGCTGTGCCAATTCACGGCAACAAGAGCCAGAACGCCCGTACCAAAGCCCTGGCCGACTTCAAGGCCGGCGAAGTACGGATCATGGTTGCCACCGATATCGCCGCCCGCGGCCTGGACATCGACCAGTTGCCACATGTGGTCAACTTCGAACTGCCCAACGTCGACGAAGACTACGTGCACCGTATCGGCCGCACCGGCCGTGCGGGCCGCACCGGTGAGGCGATCTCGCTGGTGGCGCCAGACGAAGAGAAGCTGCTCAAGAGCATCGAGCGCATGACCCGGCAGAAGATCCCTGACGGTGACCTGCAAGGTTTCGACATCAACGCCGTAGAGGCCGAGAAGCCGGAAGTGCGCGAGCCGCGCCAGCCACGTAACCCGCGCAATGCTCGCGGCGAAGGCGGCGAGAAGTCCGAGAAGGGCAGCGGCGGCCGTCGTGACAAAGGCAAGGACAAAGGCCGCGAGAAAGACAAGGCCAAAGACAGCGCAGCGGCGCCGGCCGGTGAGCGTCCGGCCCGCAAGCCACGCGAGAAAAAGCCTCGCGAAGGCACTGGCCGTGACGGTGGTGGCCGTGAGCAACAGCCACAACGCGCCAGCACACCGCCACGTCCGCCGGCCAACCGTGATCCGGAAGAGTTTCTCGATGACGATGTAGACAACTTTGGCAACCGCGCCGACTACGTCAGCCCTTACCAGGGTAAGCCTGGCCAGGGTCGTGGCCGTCGCCCGGCCGGTCAGGGTGCCAGCAACGGTGCTGCTCGCCCGCATGGTCAAGGCCCGGCTCAGCCGCGCAGTAATGGCGGTGCACGCAACGCCAATGGCGGTTCAGGCCAGGGCAAGCGCACTGGCGGCGGTGCAGCACGCAGTGGTGCGCCACGCGGCCAGTCCCGTGATCGTCGCCCACTGCGCGAAGAGCCTGCCGTGCGTCCCCAGGAGCGTCAGCCCCCGCAACCCAAGATCATGCACAAGGAGTCGAAGATTGATCGCTTCCCGACGCCAGAAATGCTCGATCAGTTGCCAAGCCGCCCACGCGGTGAAAAACCCGCGCTGCTGACTCGCAACCGCGAAGACTGA
- the otnI gene encoding 2-oxo-tetronate isomerase, whose product MPRFAANLSMLYPQHDFLDRFAAAAADGFAAVEYLFPYDYSPQELKQRLDDNALVQALFNAPPGDWAAGERGIASLPGREQEFRGGIAKALEYAQVLGNDRIHVMAGLLPSEELRARHQAVYLENLAYAAAQAKPLGITVLIEPINTRDMPGFFLNRQDQAQAIVQQVGADNLKVQFDCYHCQIVEGDLTAKLRRDFAGIGHIQIAGVPDRHEPDLGELNYAHLFEVIDQLGYTGWIGCEYRPKGDTSEGLEWLRRL is encoded by the coding sequence ATGCCTCGTTTCGCCGCCAACCTCAGCATGCTGTACCCGCAGCATGACTTCCTGGACCGCTTCGCTGCCGCTGCCGCCGACGGCTTTGCGGCGGTCGAGTATCTGTTCCCGTATGACTACAGCCCTCAGGAGTTGAAGCAGCGTCTTGATGACAACGCTCTGGTACAGGCGCTGTTCAACGCCCCACCGGGCGACTGGGCGGCGGGCGAGCGTGGCATCGCCAGCCTGCCGGGCCGTGAACAAGAATTCCGGGGCGGTATCGCCAAGGCGCTGGAATATGCACAAGTGCTGGGCAATGACCGCATCCACGTGATGGCCGGTCTGCTGCCCAGCGAAGAGCTGCGCGCCAGGCATCAGGCGGTGTATCTGGAGAATCTGGCCTATGCCGCTGCCCAGGCAAAGCCCTTGGGTATCACGGTGCTGATTGAACCGATCAACACCCGTGACATGCCGGGTTTCTTTCTCAATCGTCAGGACCAGGCGCAAGCCATCGTGCAGCAGGTCGGTGCCGACAATCTCAAGGTGCAGTTCGATTGCTACCACTGCCAGATCGTCGAAGGCGACCTGACCGCCAAACTGCGCCGCGACTTTGCCGGGATCGGCCATATCCAGATCGCTGGCGTGCCGGACCGTCACGAACCGGACCTGGGCGAGCTGAACTACGCGCACCTGTTCGAGGTGATCGACCAGTTGGGCTATACCGGCTGGATCGGCTGCGAGTACCGCCCCAAAGGCGATACCAGCGAAGGCCTGGAGTGGCTGCGCCGCCTGTAG
- the metF gene encoding methylenetetrahydrofolate reductase [NAD(P)H], with translation MSQERRYSFEFFPTKTDAGHEKLLNVAHQLAAYNPDFFSCTYGAGGSTRDRTLNTVLQLENEVKVPAAPHLSCVGDTKTELRELLTQYKNAGVKRIVALRGDLPSGMGMASGELRYASDLVSFIREETGDHFHIEVAAYPEMHPQARNFDDDIAHFVTKVKAGADSAITQYFFSADCYFYFMERVQKLGVDIPVVPGIMPITNYSKLARFSDACGAEIPRWVRKQLEAYSDDTASIQAFGEQVVTEMSERLLQGGAPGLHFYTLNQAEPSLAIWNNLKLPR, from the coding sequence ATGAGCCAAGAACGCCGCTACAGCTTCGAGTTCTTTCCGACCAAGACCGATGCTGGCCATGAAAAGCTGCTGAATGTTGCCCACCAACTGGCAGCCTACAATCCCGACTTTTTCTCCTGCACCTACGGTGCGGGCGGTTCGACCCGTGACCGCACGCTCAATACCGTGCTGCAGCTCGAAAACGAAGTCAAAGTTCCTGCCGCACCGCACCTGTCGTGCGTCGGCGACACCAAGACCGAACTGCGTGAGCTGTTGACGCAGTACAAGAACGCCGGCGTCAAACGCATCGTTGCCCTGCGCGGTGACCTGCCTTCGGGCATGGGCATGGCCAGCGGTGAGCTGCGCTACGCCAGCGACCTGGTGAGCTTCATTCGTGAAGAAACCGGCGACCACTTCCATATCGAAGTCGCCGCCTACCCGGAGATGCACCCGCAAGCGCGTAACTTCGACGACGACATCGCGCACTTCGTGACCAAGGTCAAGGCCGGTGCCGACAGCGCGATCACTCAGTATTTCTTCAGTGCCGACTGCTACTTCTACTTCATGGAGCGCGTGCAGAAGCTGGGTGTGGATATTCCCGTAGTGCCCGGCATCATGCCGATCACCAACTACAGCAAGCTGGCGCGCTTCTCGGACGCCTGCGGTGCGGAAATCCCGCGCTGGGTCCGCAAGCAACTGGAAGCCTACAGTGACGATACGGCGAGCATCCAGGCGTTTGGCGAGCAGGTCGTGACCGAGATGAGCGAACGCCTGCTGCAGGGCGGCGCACCTGGGTTGCACTTCTACACGCTGAATCAGGCAGAACCGAGTCTGGCGATCTGGAACAATCTGAAGCTGCCTCGCTGA
- a CDS encoding acyl-CoA thioesterase, translated as MNFHTRKWVKPEDLNPNGTLFGGSLLRWIDEEAAIYAIVQLGNQRVVTKYISEINFVSASRQGDIIELGITATEFGRTSITLRCQVRNKITRKSILTVEKMVFVNLGEDGQPAPHGRTEIRYIKDQFDQPEDE; from the coding sequence ATGAACTTCCATACCCGCAAGTGGGTGAAACCCGAAGACCTCAACCCTAACGGCACGCTGTTTGGCGGCAGCCTGCTGCGCTGGATCGACGAAGAGGCCGCGATCTACGCCATCGTGCAACTGGGTAACCAGCGGGTGGTGACCAAGTACATCTCGGAGATCAACTTCGTCAGCGCCTCGCGCCAGGGCGACATCATCGAGCTGGGGATTACCGCTACCGAGTTTGGCCGCACCTCGATCACCCTGCGTTGCCAGGTGCGTAACAAGATCACCCGCAAGAGCATCCTGACCGTCGAGAAGATGGTCTTCGTCAACCTCGGCGAAGACGGCCAGCCCGCGCCGCATGGCCGGACTGAAATCCGCTACATCAAGGACCAGTTCGACCAGCCGGAAGACGAATAA
- the qhpR gene encoding AraC-like transcriptional regulator QhpR encodes MGSILSQPDHPAAMTLLSGGQGNAGVLAAAASGLCSFIEKHGGDPDRILGMSGIDPEALSHPTLSLALPNYCQVLEEASRQSGCDNFGLYYGQQFKPQALGLLGYIGLCSATVEQALINFARAFPLHQRNSLIRLVDEGECYRFDYQVRHGAILCRRQDAELTLGMALNLVRHVMGNQWAPRAVHFEHPRPEHWHEHCKVFDAPVYFEQPCNSLVIPKRGLQRAMPQGDPVLLLVMQDSLNQLSRLSLRGELEVADDVRERVRQQLLIGEPVLDDVAEQMGMTSWSLQRRLREQNLSFSSVVDTLRRELATHYLSQHQLPISDLAPLLGYSETSAFSRAFRRWFGVSPRQWRRDGL; translated from the coding sequence ATGGGATCTATCCTCAGCCAGCCCGATCATCCGGCAGCAATGACATTGCTCAGCGGCGGGCAGGGCAACGCTGGCGTGCTGGCTGCGGCCGCCAGCGGCTTGTGCAGCTTTATCGAAAAGCACGGCGGTGACCCGGATCGGATCCTCGGTATGTCGGGTATCGACCCTGAAGCACTGAGCCATCCAACCCTGAGCCTGGCGCTGCCCAATTATTGCCAGGTGCTGGAAGAGGCATCACGCCAGTCTGGCTGCGATAACTTCGGCCTGTACTACGGCCAGCAATTCAAACCCCAGGCGCTTGGGCTGCTGGGGTATATCGGGCTGTGCTCGGCTACGGTCGAGCAGGCGCTGATCAACTTTGCCCGGGCCTTTCCGCTGCACCAGCGCAACAGCCTGATTCGTCTGGTGGACGAGGGCGAGTGCTACCGCTTCGATTATCAAGTGCGCCACGGCGCGATTCTGTGCCGCCGCCAGGACGCCGAATTGACCTTGGGCATGGCGCTGAATCTGGTTCGCCATGTAATGGGCAATCAGTGGGCGCCGCGTGCCGTGCATTTCGAGCACCCGCGCCCTGAGCACTGGCACGAGCACTGTAAGGTGTTCGATGCGCCGGTGTACTTCGAGCAGCCTTGCAACTCGCTGGTAATCCCCAAGCGCGGCCTGCAGCGGGCCATGCCTCAGGGTGATCCGGTGTTGCTGCTGGTCATGCAGGACTCGCTTAACCAGCTCAGCCGCCTGAGCCTGCGCGGCGAGCTGGAGGTTGCCGACGACGTACGCGAGCGCGTTCGCCAGCAGTTGCTGATTGGTGAGCCGGTGCTCGATGATGTCGCCGAGCAGATGGGCATGACCAGTTGGTCGCTGCAAAGGCGGCTGCGCGAACAGAATCTGAGTTTCTCGAGCGTGGTCGACACACTGCGCCGTGAACTGGCCACCCATTACCTGAGCCAGCATCAGTTGCCGATCTCCGACCTGGCGCCGCTGCTCGGTTATTCAGAAACCAGCGCCTTCTCCCGCGCTTTCCGTCGCTGGTTCGGCGTCAGCCCGCGCCAATGGCGCCGCGATGGCCTGTAG
- the ahcY gene encoding adenosylhomocysteinase, translating into MSAANTPADFNDYKVADFSLAAWGRRETIIAESEMPALMGLRRKYAGEQPLKGAKIIGCIHMTIQTAVLIETLVALGAEVRWSSCNIFSTQDQAAAAIAAAGIPVFAWKGETEEEYEWCIEQTILKDGQPWDANMILDDGGDLTEILHKKYPQMLERIHGVTEETTTGVHRLQEMLAKGELKIPAINVNDSVTKSKNDNKYGCRHSLNDAIKRGTDHLLSGKQALVIGYGDVGKGSAQSLRQEGMIVKVTEVDPICAMQACMDGFEVVSPYINGENDGTEASVDKALLGKIDLIVTTTGNVNVCDAGMLKALKKRAVVCNIGHFDNEIDTAFTRKNWAWEEVKPQVHKIHRTGPGSFDPHNDDYLILLAEGRLVNLGNATGHPSRIMDGSFANQVLAQIFLFEQKYADLSAEQKAQRLTVEVLPKKLDEEVALEMVRGFGGVVTKLTKTQADYIGVTVEGPFKPDTYRY; encoded by the coding sequence ATGAGCGCTGCAAACACGCCCGCAGATTTCAACGACTACAAGGTTGCCGACTTCTCCCTGGCCGCCTGGGGCCGTCGCGAAACCATCATTGCCGAATCGGAAATGCCTGCCCTGATGGGCCTGCGCCGCAAATACGCCGGTGAGCAACCGCTCAAGGGCGCGAAAATCATCGGCTGTATCCACATGACCATTCAGACTGCCGTGCTGATCGAAACCCTGGTTGCCCTGGGTGCCGAAGTACGCTGGTCGTCGTGCAACATCTTCTCGACCCAGGACCAGGCCGCTGCCGCCATCGCTGCTGCCGGTATTCCTGTGTTCGCCTGGAAAGGCGAGACCGAAGAAGAGTACGAGTGGTGCATCGAGCAGACCATCCTCAAGGACGGTCAGCCTTGGGACGCCAACATGATTCTGGACGACGGCGGCGACCTGACCGAAATCCTGCACAAGAAGTACCCGCAGATGCTCGAACGCATCCACGGCGTTACCGAAGAAACCACCACCGGCGTTCACCGCCTGCAAGAGATGCTGGCCAAAGGCGAGCTGAAGATCCCGGCCATCAACGTCAACGACTCGGTGACCAAGAGCAAGAACGACAACAAGTACGGTTGCCGTCACAGCCTCAACGACGCCATCAAGCGCGGCACCGACCACCTGCTGTCGGGCAAGCAAGCGCTGGTCATCGGCTACGGTGACGTGGGCAAGGGCTCGGCCCAGTCGCTGCGTCAGGAAGGCATGATCGTCAAGGTCACCGAAGTTGACCCGATCTGCGCCATGCAGGCATGCATGGACGGTTTCGAAGTGGTTTCGCCGTACATCAACGGTGAAAACGACGGCACCGAAGCCAGCGTCGACAAAGCCCTGCTGGGCAAGATCGACCTGATCGTGACCACCACCGGCAACGTCAACGTCTGCGACGCCGGCATGCTCAAGGCCCTGAAAAAGCGCGCCGTGGTGTGCAACATCGGTCACTTCGATAACGAAATCGACACGGCTTTCACCCGCAAGAACTGGGCGTGGGAAGAGGTCAAGCCACAGGTACACAAGATCCACCGTACCGGCCCGGGCAGCTTTGACCCGCATAACGACGACTATCTGATCCTGCTGGCCGAAGGCCGTCTGGTGAACCTGGGCAACGCCACCGGTCACCCGAGCCGCATCATGGACGGTTCGTTCGCCAACCAGGTGCTGGCGCAGATCTTCCTGTTCGAACAGAAGTACGCCGACCTGTCGGCCGAGCAGAAAGCCCAGCGTCTGACCGTTGAAGTACTGCCGAAAAAACTCGACGAAGAAGTTGCCCTGGAAATGGTCCGTGGCTTCGGCGGCGTAGTGACCAAACTGACCAAGACTCAGGCCGACTACATCGGCGTGACCGTCGAAGGCCCGTTCAAGCCAGACACTTACCGCTACTGA
- the otnC gene encoding 3-oxo-tetronate 4-phosphate decarboxylase: MSNEKALREEICDVGRLLYGRGYTVGSAGNISARLDDGWLITPTDACLGRMQPDDIAKVNLAGEWVSGSKPSKTLALHRQVYDRNPEVGGVVHTHSTHLVALTLAGVWHEDDILPPLTPYQVMKVGHIPLIGYQRPGSPIVAERVAQLANSVRGVMLERLGPVIWESSVAKACYALEELEETARLWLMSNPKPAPLPEQALEELHQVFGAKW, translated from the coding sequence ATGAGCAATGAAAAAGCCCTGCGCGAAGAAATCTGCGACGTGGGCCGCCTGCTGTATGGCCGTGGCTACACCGTCGGCAGCGCCGGCAATATCAGCGCCCGGCTCGACGACGGCTGGCTGATCACCCCGACTGATGCCTGCCTGGGCCGCATGCAGCCGGACGACATCGCCAAGGTCAACCTGGCCGGTGAATGGGTCTCCGGCAGCAAGCCTTCCAAGACCCTGGCCCTGCACCGCCAGGTGTATGACCGCAATCCAGAGGTCGGCGGCGTGGTGCATACCCACTCCACCCATCTGGTGGCGTTGACCCTGGCCGGGGTGTGGCACGAAGACGACATTCTGCCGCCGCTGACGCCCTACCAGGTGATGAAGGTCGGCCATATTCCGCTGATCGGCTACCAACGCCCCGGCTCGCCGATCGTCGCCGAGCGCGTCGCGCAACTGGCCAACAGCGTGCGCGGCGTGATGCTCGAACGGCTCGGCCCGGTGATCTGGGAAAGCTCGGTAGCCAAGGCCTGCTACGCCCTGGAAGAACTCGAAGAGACCGCCCGTTTGTGGCTGATGAGCAATCCCAAACCCGCTCCACTGCCGGAGCAGGCGCTCGAAGAGCTGCATCAGGTCTTCGGCGCCAAGTGGTAA
- a CDS encoding GntT/GntP/DsdX family permease encodes MTPLMLMLIAGAGIALLLFLVLKYKLQPFVALMLVSIIVALVAGVKPADLVATIEGGMGKTLGHIAIIIALGAMIGRIIELSGGAEALAKTLIERFGNRRTPLALTVAGFIVGIPVFFEVGVIILMPLAYGVARTARKPLLIFALPMCAALLAVHAFLPPHPGAVAAASQLGADLGRVLLLGIPLVAVVCAVGYFIAGRMTRKTYPMTDDIRAEVYGPHVTNADLQAWARNDYSTVREVVQDKEFGAEASASSLAKSLPAAPAPGFGMIIALILLPIVLILLGTLATTMLPVGSTLRDILTVLGAPLVALLIDTLLCAWLLGSRRGWSRSQVSDVIGSALPGVAMVILIAGAGGVFGKVLVDTGIGAVVSEALRHTGLPVLALGFILTMLLRAVQGSTTVALVTTAGILSPLIATLDLSANQLALLCLAMGGGGLAMSHINDAGYWMFTKLAGLNVADGLRTWTVLVTLLGTLGFVFTLLLWPFV; translated from the coding sequence ATGACTCCATTAATGCTGATGCTAATCGCCGGTGCCGGTATCGCACTGCTGCTGTTTCTGGTCCTCAAGTACAAACTCCAGCCCTTCGTAGCCCTGATGCTGGTCAGCATCATCGTCGCGCTGGTAGCCGGGGTTAAGCCCGCCGATCTGGTTGCCACCATTGAGGGCGGTATGGGCAAGACCCTGGGGCATATCGCGATCATCATCGCCCTGGGCGCAATGATCGGGCGCATCATTGAGTTGTCAGGCGGTGCCGAGGCGCTGGCCAAAACGCTGATCGAACGCTTCGGCAACCGGCGCACACCGCTGGCCCTGACCGTCGCGGGCTTCATCGTCGGCATTCCGGTGTTCTTTGAGGTCGGGGTGATCATCCTCATGCCGCTGGCCTATGGCGTGGCGCGTACCGCACGCAAACCGCTGCTGATCTTCGCCCTGCCGATGTGCGCAGCATTGCTCGCGGTGCACGCCTTCCTGCCGCCGCATCCGGGTGCTGTTGCCGCTGCCAGCCAACTGGGCGCCGATCTGGGTCGGGTATTGCTGCTGGGTATTCCGCTGGTGGCGGTGGTTTGCGCGGTGGGTTACTTCATTGCCGGGCGCATGACCCGCAAGACCTACCCGATGACCGATGACATCCGGGCCGAGGTCTACGGCCCGCACGTGACCAACGCCGATCTGCAAGCCTGGGCGCGCAACGACTACTCCACGGTACGTGAAGTGGTGCAGGACAAAGAGTTCGGCGCCGAAGCCAGCGCCAGCAGCCTGGCCAAGAGCCTGCCAGCCGCACCGGCACCGGGTTTCGGGATGATCATCGCGCTGATCCTGCTGCCGATCGTGCTGATTCTGCTCGGCACCCTGGCCACCACCATGCTGCCGGTCGGTTCGACCCTGCGCGACATCCTGACCGTACTCGGCGCGCCGCTGGTGGCGCTGCTGATCGACACCCTGCTGTGTGCCTGGCTGCTCGGCTCGCGCCGTGGCTGGAGCCGCTCGCAGGTCTCTGATGTGATCGGCTCGGCGCTGCCGGGCGTGGCCATGGTGATCCTGATCGCCGGTGCTGGCGGCGTGTTCGGCAAGGTGCTGGTCGACACCGGTATCGGTGCGGTCGTTTCCGAAGCGCTGCGTCACACCGGCCTGCCGGTTCTGGCGCTGGGCTTTATCCTGACCATGCTGCTGCGTGCAGTACAGGGCTCGACCACCGTGGCGCTGGTCACCACCGCCGGTATTCTCAGCCCGCTGATTGCCACCCTGGACCTGTCGGCCAACCAGCTCGCGCTGCTGTGCCTGGCCATGGGCGGTGGCGGCCTGGCGATGTCGCACATCAACGACGCCGGTTACTGGATGTTCACCAAACTGGCCGGCCTGAACGTGGCCGACGGCTTGCGTACCTGGACTGTGCTGGTCACCCTGCTGGGCACCTTGGGGTTTGTATTCACCCTGCTGCTGTGGCCTTTTGTCTGA
- a CDS encoding YceI family protein yields MLKKSLAALALGTALFTAGQAMAADYKIDKEGQHAFVNFKISHLGYSYIYGTFKDFDGEFSFDAAKPEASKISVDLKTASLFTNHAERDKHILSKDFLDAGKYPEAKFVSTSVKSTGEKTADVTGDLTLHGVTKPIVIKATFNGEGKDPWGGYRAGFNGTSTLNLNDFGIKGPGPSSQTLDLDITVEGVQKK; encoded by the coding sequence ATGTTGAAGAAGTCTCTCGCCGCTCTGGCCCTGGGTACCGCACTGTTCACCGCTGGCCAGGCCATGGCCGCTGATTACAAGATCGACAAGGAAGGCCAGCACGCCTTCGTCAACTTCAAGATCAGCCACCTGGGCTACAGCTACATCTACGGTACGTTCAAGGACTTCGATGGCGAGTTCAGTTTTGATGCTGCCAAGCCGGAAGCGAGCAAGATCTCGGTCGATCTGAAAACCGCCAGCCTGTTCACCAACCATGCCGAGCGTGACAAGCACATCCTCAGCAAGGATTTCCTGGATGCCGGCAAATACCCGGAAGCCAAGTTCGTTTCGACCAGCGTTAAATCCACTGGCGAGAAGACTGCTGACGTGACGGGCGACCTGACTCTGCACGGCGTCACCAAGCCGATCGTGATCAAGGCAACCTTCAACGGCGAAGGCAAGGATCCATGGGGCGGCTACCGCGCAGGCTTCAACGGCACCTCGACGCTGAACCTGAACGACTTCGGCATCAAAGGCCCAGGCCCGAGCTCTCAGACTCTGGATCTGGACATCACTGTTGAAGGTGTACAGAAGAAGTAA
- a CDS encoding cytochrome b: MQLRNSSSRYGLVSRVLHWGVALTVFGLFGLGLWMMGLDYYDSWRKAGPDLHKSIGLVLFAAMLVRVIWRFVSPPPPPLTSYSRLTRIGAAFGHLFLYVALFAVMTAGYLISTADGVGIPVFGLFEVPALISGLPQQAETAGQIHFYLAWAIVIFAVLHGLAALKHHFIDRDVTLKRMLGRN; the protein is encoded by the coding sequence ATGCAGCTACGTAACTCATCTTCTCGATACGGTCTGGTCAGCCGGGTGCTGCACTGGGGTGTGGCGCTGACGGTGTTCGGCCTGTTTGGCCTGGGGCTGTGGATGATGGGGCTGGATTACTACGACAGCTGGCGCAAGGCCGGGCCTGACCTGCACAAGAGCATCGGTCTGGTCCTGTTCGCCGCCATGCTGGTTCGGGTGATCTGGCGCTTTGTCAGCCCGCCGCCGCCACCACTGACCAGCTACAGTAGGTTGACCCGCATTGGCGCGGCGTTCGGCCATCTGTTTTTGTATGTCGCGTTGTTTGCGGTAATGACCGCCGGCTACCTGATCTCCACCGCCGACGGTGTGGGCATTCCGGTATTCGGCCTGTTTGAAGTACCAGCACTGATCAGCGGACTGCCGCAGCAGGCTGAAACGGCAGGACAGATCCACTTTTACCTGGCCTGGGCCATCGTGATCTTCGCGGTGCTTCATGGCCTGGCTGCTTTGAAACACCACTTCATTGATCGTGATGTGACCCTCAAGCGTATGCTGGGTCGTAATTGA